One segment of Phycisphaerae bacterium DNA contains the following:
- a CDS encoding DUF1080 domain-containing protein: MVTIGVLAGALHGQGQPPPWTSGIAWPEPKVVDPGPVGGPPSDAVVLFDGKDLSKWHNADGWKIENGYAICGSNLTTKQAFGDCQLHVEWAAPAEVKGSGQGRGNSGVYLMGQYEIQVLDSHKNKTYFDGQAGAIYKQRPPLVNACRKPGEWQSYDIIFEAPRFGSDGKLARPAYVTILQNGVLIQNHFEIMGETEYRRQPRYKAHPPKLPLTLQYHGHPVRYRNLWIRELGDDHEELTTELRAKLKAGLPAGAATRDGG; encoded by the coding sequence ATCGTGACGATTGGTGTTCTGGCGGGGGCCCTTCACGGGCAGGGTCAACCTCCTCCCTGGACCAGTGGTATTGCCTGGCCGGAGCCCAAGGTGGTCGATCCTGGTCCGGTGGGTGGTCCGCCCTCCGATGCCGTTGTTCTGTTCGATGGCAAGGACCTCTCCAAGTGGCACAATGCCGATGGATGGAAGATCGAGAACGGCTACGCCATTTGTGGGAGCAATCTGACCACCAAGCAGGCCTTTGGCGACTGTCAGTTGCATGTCGAGTGGGCTGCGCCGGCCGAGGTCAAGGGTTCCGGGCAGGGGCGCGGCAACAGTGGCGTTTACCTCATGGGCCAGTACGAGATCCAGGTTCTCGATTCGCACAAGAACAAGACCTACTTTGATGGCCAGGCCGGGGCGATCTACAAGCAGCGGCCGCCGTTGGTCAACGCCTGCCGCAAGCCCGGCGAATGGCAGAGTTACGACATCATCTTTGAAGCACCGCGATTCGGCTCTGACGGCAAGCTGGCCCGTCCGGCGTACGTGACCATCCTGCAGAACGGCGTGCTGATCCAGAACCACTTCGAGATCATGGGTGAGACCGAGTATCGTCGTCAGCCGCGCTACAAGGCTCACCCTCCCAAGTTGCCGCTCACGCTCCAGTACCATGGCCACCCGGTGCGGTACCGCAACCTCTGGATCCGCGAGCTGGGTGACGATCACGAGGAGCTGACCACGGAGCTGCGGGCGAAGCTGAAGGCCGGTCTTCCTGCCGGGGCCGCGACCCGCGACGGCGGCTGA
- a CDS encoding ATP-binding protein: protein MLLRKASTIVKKRLAEYPAVALIGPRQSGKTTLARQLGGVYFDLEQDGDRLRLDIQWDELVTGRSLVVLDEAQAWPSVFRRLRGAIDSDRRRKGRFLLLGSVSPMLMAQVSESLAGRLSLVELTPFLWGELTSRAARSRLWLCGGYPEGGVLSPKRYPRWQQDYLSLLTDRDLPNWGLPAKPQVTRRLLKMLAAVHGQLWNASQFGRSLGLSYHTVNNYLDYLAGAFLIRRLPPYHANLGKRLIKSPKVYWRDSGLLHALLNVAGGEQLLSQPWVGASWEGYVIEQVLGALQHADRSFEACFLRTSDQREIDLVLDFGASRWAVEIKLTSSPGPYDVANLNHGADLIKADRRFLVSRTEGIVETETHVSCNLEWLLTHLGRARRK, encoded by the coding sequence ATGCTGCTCCGAAAAGCCTCGACAATCGTGAAGAAACGGCTTGCTGAGTATCCCGCCGTGGCCCTGATCGGACCGCGCCAGTCCGGCAAGACCACTCTGGCCAGGCAGTTGGGCGGTGTCTATTTCGATCTCGAACAGGATGGCGATCGCCTGCGTCTCGATATCCAGTGGGACGAACTCGTCACCGGCCGGTCGCTGGTCGTACTCGACGAAGCTCAAGCCTGGCCGAGCGTGTTCAGACGGCTTCGCGGCGCCATCGATAGTGATCGTCGCCGCAAAGGTCGATTCCTGCTCTTGGGTTCAGTGTCGCCAATGCTCATGGCCCAGGTCTCCGAATCCCTCGCTGGCCGGCTCTCGCTCGTGGAACTGACGCCCTTCCTCTGGGGCGAACTGACCTCGAGGGCGGCTCGCAGCCGGCTCTGGCTTTGCGGAGGGTATCCCGAGGGGGGCGTTCTGAGCCCGAAGCGATACCCCCGATGGCAGCAGGACTACCTGTCACTGCTTACCGATCGGGATCTTCCCAACTGGGGCCTGCCGGCCAAGCCGCAGGTTACACGCCGGTTACTCAAGATGCTCGCGGCCGTGCATGGCCAACTCTGGAACGCCTCCCAGTTCGGTCGGAGCCTCGGGTTGTCCTATCACACGGTCAACAACTACCTGGACTACCTCGCCGGCGCATTCCTGATCCGCCGACTGCCTCCCTACCACGCGAACCTGGGCAAGCGTCTGATCAAAAGTCCCAAGGTCTACTGGCGCGACTCCGGACTTCTCCATGCACTGCTCAACGTGGCCGGCGGCGAGCAGCTTCTGAGCCAACCTTGGGTCGGCGCGAGTTGGGAAGGTTATGTCATCGAGCAGGTACTGGGAGCCTTGCAGCACGCGGACCGTTCATTCGAGGCTTGCTTCCTGCGTACCAGCGATCAGCGCGAGATTGATCTGGTTCTGGACTTCGGTGCTTCCCGATGGGCGGTTGAAATCAAGCTGACCAGTTCCCCGGGGCCGTACGATGTCGCCAACCTTAATCATGGAGCCGACCTGATCAAGGCCGACCGGCGGTTCCTGGTCTCTCGCACCGAGGGGATCGTCGAGACGGAGACGCACGTGTCCTGCAACCTCGAATGGCTGCTCACACATCTGGGCCGTGCACGCCGCAAATGA
- the dtd gene encoding D-tyrosyl-tRNA(Tyr) deacylase, with protein sequence MRAIVERVNSAQVTVDAKAVGAIQAGLLVYLGVAADDGDEDVRYMVDKIPHLRIFTDPDGKMNLSVKDIGGRLLVISAFALQADARKGRRPSFDAAAPPEKANALYEQLCRELTAAGLVVEKGVFRAHMHVSCLNDGPICILLDSKRTF encoded by the coding sequence ATGCGAGCGATTGTAGAACGGGTGAATTCGGCTCAGGTGACGGTGGATGCGAAGGCGGTCGGGGCCATTCAGGCCGGACTGCTCGTCTATCTTGGCGTGGCGGCCGACGATGGGGACGAAGACGTCCGGTACATGGTGGACAAGATCCCCCACCTGCGGATCTTCACCGACCCGGACGGGAAGATGAACCTGAGCGTCAAGGACATCGGTGGGCGGCTGCTGGTGATCAGCGCCTTCGCCCTGCAAGCCGATGCCCGGAAGGGACGACGGCCGTCGTTCGACGCGGCGGCGCCGCCAGAGAAGGCAAACGCCCTCTACGAGCAGCTCTGCCGGGAGTTGACCGCCGCCGGACTGGTCGTGGAGAAGGGAGTGTTCCGGGCACACATGCACGTCAGCTGCCTCAACGACGGTCCGATCTGCATCCTGCTGGATTCGAAACGCACCTTCTGA
- a CDS encoding class I SAM-dependent RNA methyltransferase yields MNLDVTNTIRVSCAPALAEYLAKEIEALGYTVTGQYDTGVDLTGTLGDAMRLNLYLRTGMNVLYFLREFPCSTVEDLYREVAFIDWEQWLDPDGYLSVVSRVDTPSVNNETFANKKVKDAIVDRIDDKAGRRPNSGPGRDQFVVNLFWFKDRCWLYFNTSGEKLSNRGYRKIPHSAPMVETLAAGVLMAAGYDGRMPLVNPMCGSGTLAIEAALMATGRPPGLLRSNFGFMHALGFDDQAWQAIRREARKVRAESPPGRIIASDIDPQAVDAARRNATTAGVDQLIEFHVCDFADTPLPERTGMVMLNPEYGERLGRMSELEVTYKRIGDFFKQRCPGWTGYIFTGNMELAKKVGLRASRRIPFFNARIECRLLKYELYPGTRRRVVETPSH; encoded by the coding sequence ATGAACCTTGACGTGACCAATACCATCCGCGTGAGCTGCGCCCCCGCCCTGGCCGAATACCTGGCCAAGGAGATCGAGGCCCTGGGCTACACCGTGACCGGGCAATACGACACCGGCGTGGACCTGACCGGCACGCTGGGCGACGCCATGCGGCTCAACCTCTACCTGCGAACCGGGATGAACGTGCTGTACTTCCTGCGTGAGTTCCCCTGCTCGACGGTCGAGGATCTGTACCGCGAAGTCGCTTTCATCGACTGGGAGCAGTGGCTGGATCCCGACGGGTACTTGTCGGTGGTTTCGCGGGTCGATACCCCCTCGGTCAACAATGAGACCTTCGCCAACAAGAAGGTGAAGGACGCGATTGTGGATCGGATTGACGACAAGGCTGGCCGGCGACCGAACTCGGGACCTGGTCGCGACCAGTTCGTGGTCAACCTGTTCTGGTTCAAGGACCGCTGCTGGTTGTACTTCAACACCTCCGGCGAGAAGCTGTCCAACCGGGGCTACCGCAAGATCCCCCACTCCGCCCCCATGGTGGAAACGCTGGCCGCGGGCGTGCTCATGGCCGCCGGTTACGACGGGCGGATGCCGCTGGTCAACCCGATGTGCGGAAGCGGGACGCTGGCGATCGAGGCGGCACTGATGGCCACCGGCCGGCCGCCAGGACTGCTGCGGAGCAACTTCGGGTTCATGCACGCACTGGGCTTCGACGACCAGGCGTGGCAGGCCATCCGCCGCGAGGCCCGCAAGGTCCGGGCCGAATCGCCACCCGGCCGGATCATCGCCTCGGATATCGATCCCCAGGCCGTGGATGCCGCCCGACGCAATGCGACCACCGCGGGCGTCGATCAACTCATCGAGTTCCACGTCTGCGACTTCGCCGATACCCCCCTGCCGGAAAGAACCGGCATGGTGATGCTGAACCCCGAGTATGGCGAGCGGCTCGGCAGGATGTCGGAATTGGAGGTCACCTACAAACGGATCGGAGACTTCTTCAAGCAGCGCTGCCCGGGCTGGACGGGCTACATCTTCACCGGCAACATGGAGCTGGCCAAAAAGGTCGGGCTTCGGGCGAGCCGGCGGATCCCCTTCTTCAACGCCCGGATCGAGTGCCGGCTGCTCAAGTACGAGTTGTATCCGGGTACGCGCCGGCGAGTCGTGGAGACTCCATCCCATTGA
- a CDS encoding MBOAT family protein, which produces MVFNSLTFAAFFVVVYGLYVLSAWRLRLQNALLLAASCFFYGYWDWRFLGLIWLSTSIDYLCARLLDRRIGEDPDTGLDPSNAPYLYSAKARRTILVASIVSNLGILGFFKYFDFFATGGASLLRMLGLPLEPRLLNLILPVGISFYTFQSLSYTIDVYRGDLRAVRSLMRFGVFVAFFPQLVAGPILRAREFLPQVCRPRRLNGGEIWTGGYLVLWGLFKKVVIADNLALLVDHVYRLDAPGADGAAIVVATYAFAVQIYCDFSGYTDIARGCARMMGFHFGLNFDLPYLSSNPVEFWRRWHISLSSWLRDYLYIPLGGNRRGTRRTCINLMLTMILGGLWHGAAWTFVLWGAYQGCLLVGYRMLRPVIERLFARLGPPAHRSVSWLAVLGFFQLVCLGWMIFRCQSVDQLGRFLDAVWSPWPWWILQGANSISQTGVVSLLVLTLPLLAMEAIQRFRGDLEFLPRCPVWVRGVAYAAMFYGLVLVGATDGKPFIYFQF; this is translated from the coding sequence ATGGTCTTCAACAGCCTGACATTCGCGGCGTTCTTCGTCGTGGTCTATGGACTCTATGTCCTCTCGGCCTGGCGTCTGCGCCTCCAGAACGCGCTGCTGCTGGCCGCGAGTTGCTTCTTCTACGGTTACTGGGATTGGCGTTTCCTTGGACTGATCTGGCTCTCCACCAGCATCGACTACCTGTGCGCCCGATTGCTCGACCGCCGGATCGGCGAGGATCCCGACACCGGCCTGGATCCTTCGAATGCCCCGTATCTCTACTCAGCGAAGGCTCGGCGGACGATCCTGGTCGCGTCGATTGTCTCCAACCTGGGAATCCTCGGCTTTTTCAAGTACTTCGACTTCTTCGCCACCGGCGGTGCGAGTCTGCTCCGGATGCTCGGGTTGCCACTCGAACCCCGGCTGCTCAATCTGATCCTGCCGGTAGGCATTTCCTTCTACACGTTCCAGAGCCTGAGCTACACGATCGATGTCTACCGGGGTGACTTGCGGGCGGTTCGCAGCCTCATGCGGTTCGGGGTGTTTGTCGCGTTCTTCCCCCAACTCGTCGCCGGGCCGATCCTGCGGGCCCGCGAGTTCCTGCCGCAGGTCTGTCGGCCGCGACGTCTGAATGGCGGGGAGATCTGGACCGGCGGCTACCTCGTGCTCTGGGGCCTGTTCAAGAAAGTGGTGATTGCCGACAACCTGGCCCTGCTGGTCGACCACGTCTATCGCCTCGACGCCCCGGGTGCGGACGGGGCCGCGATCGTGGTGGCCACCTATGCCTTTGCGGTGCAGATCTACTGTGACTTCTCGGGTTACACCGATATCGCCCGCGGCTGCGCCCGGATGATGGGTTTCCACTTTGGCCTGAACTTCGACCTTCCTTACCTCTCGAGCAATCCGGTCGAGTTCTGGCGGCGCTGGCATATCAGCCTCTCCTCCTGGCTGCGCGACTACCTCTATATCCCACTTGGAGGCAATCGCCGGGGCACCCGGCGCACCTGCATCAACCTCATGCTGACCATGATCCTGGGCGGTCTGTGGCATGGTGCGGCCTGGACCTTCGTGCTCTGGGGCGCGTATCAGGGATGCCTGCTGGTCGGTTACCGGATGCTCCGGCCGGTGATCGAGCGCCTGTTTGCCCGCCTGGGTCCGCCCGCCCATCGGTCGGTCTCGTGGTTGGCCGTGCTCGGCTTCTTCCAGCTGGTCTGTCTCGGCTGGATGATCTTCCGCTGTCAGTCGGTCGACCAACTCGGTCGATTCCTGGATGCCGTCTGGTCGCCCTGGCCGTGGTGGATCCTGCAGGGGGCCAACTCGATCTCGCAGACCGGGGTGGTGAGCCTGCTGGTGTTGACCCTGCCGCTGCTGGCGATGGAGGCGATCCAGCGGTTCAGAGGCGATCTGGAGTTCCTGCCACGCTGCCCGGTCTGGGTTCGAGGCGTGGCCTACGCGGCGATGTTCTACGGACTGGTTCTGGTCGGAGCCACGGATGGCAAGCCGTTCATCTACTTCCAGTTCTGA
- the mutS gene encoding DNA mismatch repair protein MutS codes for MTGKTNNLSGGDAADLLTPAMRQYIEQKAAAPDALLLFRMGDFYELFYEDAVTASRVLGLTLTSRGKDKGGTAIPLAGLPYHALQSYLSKLVHAGYKVAISEQVEDPRQAKGVVKREIVRIVTPGTLTEDALLEQRADNYLACVCRLKDECGLAFVELSTGAFWVQTLAERLLVDELVRLQPAELLVPERRIDAQDPLVAALRKLTGAGQALPELTITNRAGHLFDPYQAQETLRKHFGVVTLEGFGFTGMDASLCAAAVIVDYLAETQKTSLNHIVKLSRRCSSDYVLIDEATWRSLEVERTLRSGAAAGSLVCAVDRTSTAMGGRCLRRWLAAPLRAAGAIIARQEAIADLLADVHQLEAIRTELGQLADIERITSRLGVGRASPRDLLALGRTLLAVEKVADLLDETGRKTSGRCETSLSCGTGVSPVNKPCGTGASPVEAWRGESGTLHPDQTPVPPAALPHPEVPHPEATIRQVPFLAERSVALRGQRDLAEYLTTALHPDAPLMVSEGGVIANGHDAELDRLRSIGSDGRQWLADYQVREIERSGIPSLKVGYNQVFGYYIEVTNTHRERIPADYVRKQTLKNAERYITDELKNYETEVLTAHDQAIQREIALFEIIRQHAIEHIRALQVLATAVAEIDVAAGLAHLADERRYVRPELTAEPLLEIRDGRHPVLDQTLAEKFVPNDCELGLTAGEGKDRQTLVVLTGPNMAGKSTYIRQVALLTLLAQAGSYVPAGSMRFGPVDRIFARVGASDEISRGQSTFMVEMTEAANILNNATEESLVIIDELGRGTSTFDGLSLAWAIAEQLVTRIHCRTLFATHYHELTQLEDNLVGAINCNVAVREWEDQIIFLHRIVRGGTDRSYGSHVAKLAGIPPRVIERSRQLLAELESNFSAVRRAPIRTAVCTKPKPKDNQLMLFAVTDPADDVIEEIRRTDPNNMTPLDALKLIERWRGLLH; via the coding sequence ATGACCGGGAAGACGAACAACCTGTCCGGCGGCGATGCCGCCGACCTGCTCACGCCGGCTATGCGCCAGTACATTGAGCAGAAGGCGGCCGCGCCGGACGCGCTCCTGCTGTTCCGCATGGGCGATTTCTACGAGTTGTTCTACGAAGACGCGGTGACCGCCTCGCGGGTGCTGGGCCTGACCCTGACCAGCCGGGGCAAGGACAAAGGCGGAACGGCCATCCCGCTCGCCGGGCTGCCCTACCACGCCCTGCAGTCCTACCTGTCCAAGCTCGTCCACGCCGGCTACAAGGTGGCGATCAGCGAGCAGGTCGAGGACCCGCGTCAGGCCAAAGGCGTGGTCAAGCGCGAGATCGTGCGGATCGTCACGCCCGGCACGCTGACCGAGGACGCGCTCCTGGAGCAGCGGGCGGACAACTATCTGGCCTGCGTCTGCCGACTCAAGGACGAGTGCGGGCTGGCGTTCGTCGAGCTGTCGACCGGGGCGTTCTGGGTGCAGACGCTGGCCGAGCGGTTGCTGGTCGACGAACTGGTCCGGCTGCAGCCGGCGGAACTGCTTGTGCCTGAACGGCGGATCGACGCCCAGGACCCGTTGGTGGCCGCACTCCGCAAGCTCACCGGGGCGGGGCAGGCGTTGCCCGAACTGACCATCACCAACCGGGCGGGGCACCTGTTCGATCCCTACCAGGCCCAGGAGACGCTTCGCAAGCACTTCGGCGTGGTCACGCTCGAAGGGTTCGGATTCACCGGCATGGATGCGTCGCTCTGCGCGGCGGCCGTCATCGTCGATTACCTTGCCGAGACGCAGAAGACCTCGCTCAACCACATCGTCAAGTTGTCGCGGCGGTGTTCGAGTGACTACGTGTTGATTGACGAGGCCACGTGGCGATCACTCGAAGTGGAGCGGACGCTGCGGAGCGGGGCGGCGGCCGGATCGCTGGTCTGCGCGGTGGATCGCACCTCGACGGCCATGGGCGGGCGTTGCCTGCGACGGTGGCTGGCGGCGCCGCTGCGCGCGGCCGGGGCGATCATTGCCCGGCAGGAAGCGATCGCGGACTTGCTGGCCGACGTGCATCAGCTGGAGGCCATCCGGACCGAACTGGGGCAGCTGGCCGACATCGAACGGATCACCTCGCGACTCGGTGTGGGGCGGGCATCGCCGCGTGATCTGCTCGCGCTGGGACGGACGCTGCTGGCGGTCGAGAAGGTGGCCGATCTGCTCGACGAGACGGGCCGGAAGACAAGTGGGCGCTGTGAGACATCGCTTTCGTGTGGCACAGGCGTTTCGCCTGTGAACAAGCCATGTGGCACAGGCGCCTCGCCTGTGGAGGCCTGGCGGGGTGAGTCCGGCACCCTTCACCCCGACCAGACGCCGGTGCCACCCGCGGCGCTGCCGCACCCGGAAGTGCCGCACCCCGAAGCGACGATCCGGCAGGTGCCGTTCCTGGCCGAGCGATCGGTGGCCCTGCGCGGACAGCGTGACTTGGCCGAGTATCTGACGACCGCTTTGCACCCCGACGCGCCGCTCATGGTCAGCGAGGGTGGTGTGATCGCCAATGGGCACGACGCCGAGCTCGACCGGCTGCGCTCGATCGGCAGCGACGGGCGCCAGTGGCTAGCCGACTACCAGGTTCGCGAGATCGAGCGGAGCGGCATCCCCAGCCTCAAGGTTGGCTACAACCAGGTGTTCGGCTACTACATTGAGGTCACCAATACCCACCGCGAGCGCATTCCGGCCGATTACGTCCGCAAGCAGACGCTCAAGAACGCGGAGCGCTACATCACCGACGAGCTGAAGAACTACGAGACCGAGGTGCTGACCGCTCACGACCAGGCGATTCAACGGGAGATCGCCCTCTTCGAGATCATTCGCCAGCATGCGATCGAACACATCCGAGCTCTGCAGGTGCTGGCGACGGCCGTGGCCGAGATCGACGTGGCCGCCGGACTGGCCCACCTGGCGGACGAGCGGCGATACGTCCGGCCGGAGCTGACTGCCGAACCGCTGCTGGAAATCCGCGATGGGCGGCATCCGGTGCTGGACCAGACCCTGGCCGAGAAGTTCGTGCCCAACGACTGCGAGTTGGGCCTGACCGCCGGTGAAGGTAAGGATCGCCAGACGCTGGTGGTGCTCACCGGTCCGAACATGGCCGGCAAGAGCACGTACATCCGCCAGGTTGCGCTGCTGACATTGCTCGCCCAGGCGGGGAGTTACGTCCCCGCGGGCTCGATGCGCTTCGGACCGGTCGATCGCATCTTCGCCCGCGTCGGGGCATCCGATGAGATCAGCCGCGGGCAATCGACGTTCATGGTCGAGATGACCGAGGCGGCCAACATCCTCAACAACGCCACCGAGGAGAGCCTGGTGATCATCGATGAACTCGGCCGGGGCACGAGCACGTTCGACGGTCTGTCGCTGGCCTGGGCGATTGCCGAACAGCTGGTGACCAGAATCCACTGCCGCACGCTGTTCGCGACCCACTACCACGAGCTGACGCAACTGGAGGACAACCTCGTCGGGGCGATCAACTGCAATGTCGCGGTTCGCGAGTGGGAAGACCAGATCATCTTCCTGCATCGCATCGTCCGCGGCGGGACGGACCGCAGTTACGGCTCGCACGTCGCCAAGCTGGCAGGCATCCCGCCAAGGGTCATCGAGCGCAGCCGGCAGTTGCTGGCCGAGCTGGAGTCCAATTTCTCGGCCGTCCGCCGGGCTCCGATCCGCACCGCCGTGTGCACCAAGCCGAAGCCGAAGGACAACCAGCTCATGCTGTTCGCGGTGACCGACCCGGCCGACGACGTGATCGAGGAGATTCGCAGGACCGATCCGAACAACATGACCCCACTGGACGCGCTCAAGCTGATCGAACGCTGGCGGGGATTGCTGCATTGA
- a CDS encoding GNAT family N-acetyltransferase: MGECIPKIEHWPEEAITENDDRLLREVLSTCYQGPDDWMFPTRRYWQEPPQHRWWMRGSTGVIISQIAVHDKVIGSPIGDLRIGGVGLVCTHPDYRRKGYVRLLLTEALPWMKQQGMGFSLLFAAVDAYSSSGYMPVNNPFHQFDFRTRQWVTKLMPKAMLAPLAGIPWPKGEIDLRGMEF; encoded by the coding sequence ATGGGTGAATGCATCCCCAAGATCGAGCACTGGCCGGAAGAGGCCATCACGGAGAATGATGATCGTCTGCTTCGCGAGGTGCTGAGCACCTGCTACCAAGGGCCGGACGACTGGATGTTCCCGACCCGGCGATACTGGCAGGAGCCTCCGCAGCATCGCTGGTGGATGCGCGGCTCGACCGGCGTGATCATCTCGCAGATCGCGGTTCACGACAAGGTCATCGGTTCGCCGATCGGTGATCTAAGGATCGGCGGGGTGGGACTGGTCTGCACGCACCCGGACTACCGGCGGAAGGGCTACGTTCGCTTGCTGCTGACCGAAGCCCTGCCATGGATGAAGCAGCAGGGTATGGGTTTCAGCCTTCTCTTCGCGGCCGTCGATGCGTACTCGTCAAGCGGCTACATGCCGGTCAACAATCCGTTCCATCAGTTCGACTTTCGAACCAGGCAGTGGGTGACCAAGCTCATGCCCAAGGCCATGCTCGCCCCGCTGGCGGGCATCCCCTGGCCGAAGGGTGAGATCGACCTGCGCGGGATGGAGTTCTGA
- a CDS encoding glycoside hydrolase family 44 protein, with the protein MAYDASSSPGAGVTLSLTIAGTWSDIEIPISSLGVSAISGLVWQDNSGAAQPAFYLDEIVLVGGIIVPPDPPTLVIDAAANRHAISPYIYGMNFADADLAADVRLPVRRFGGNATTRYNWQNDTSNRASDWYFENIPETNSSPGTLPNGSVTDRFVEQDMATGTETIVTLPLIGWTPKARARACGFSVAKYGPQEKTDPWAPDCGNGVRPDGTLITDNDPIDTSTATGPSFVQNWIAHLAGRFGSASSGGVRLYNLDNEPMLWNSTHRDVHPAGTSYDEMRDRTYEYAAAVKAADPEALTLGPVLWGWTAYFYSAADAAGGGSWWNIRPDRKAHGDIPFVEWYLQQMQIYEQTTGLRILDYLDLHYYPQSGVALSDAGDAPTQAKRLRSTRSLWDPTYVDESWIGEAVRLVPRMKAWVAAHYPGTRLAVTEYNFGALNHINGALAQADVLGIFGREGLDLATLWDPPSFDEPGAFAFRIYRNYDGAGSGFGETAISAVSSNQSLVSVYAAERGDGALTVVFINKTLDALAVTPTIRNFAAGPRGQLYRYSAVDLTRIVRDADVALTGTITVELPASSVALLVMPSALLRADIDRDGDVDMDDFARLQRCLTGPTTPQTEDACQSARLDNDADVDARDIDVLRGCMSGPGLAAAPDCAD; encoded by the coding sequence ATGGCCTACGACGCCTCCTCGTCCCCAGGGGCTGGCGTGACCCTGTCTCTGACCATCGCGGGAACATGGTCCGACATCGAGATCCCGATCAGCTCCCTGGGGGTGTCCGCGATCAGTGGGCTCGTGTGGCAGGACAACAGCGGCGCGGCCCAGCCGGCCTTCTATCTGGACGAGATCGTACTTGTGGGCGGAATCATTGTACCCCCGGACCCGCCGACGCTGGTCATTGATGCTGCGGCCAATCGCCATGCCATCAGCCCCTACATCTACGGCATGAACTTCGCGGATGCTGATCTCGCCGCCGATGTTCGCCTGCCCGTTCGACGGTTCGGCGGCAACGCCACGACGCGCTACAACTGGCAAAACGACACTTCGAACCGGGCCAGCGATTGGTACTTCGAGAACATCCCCGAGACCAACTCGAGCCCCGGCACACTGCCCAATGGCTCCGTGACCGATCGGTTCGTCGAGCAGGACATGGCCACCGGAACCGAGACGATTGTGACCCTGCCGCTCATCGGCTGGACACCGAAGGCCCGGGCCCGGGCCTGCGGCTTCAGCGTGGCCAAGTACGGCCCGCAGGAGAAGACCGACCCGTGGGCACCGGACTGCGGCAACGGCGTCCGGCCCGACGGCACACTGATCACCGACAACGATCCGATCGATACCAGCACGGCCACCGGGCCGTCCTTCGTGCAGAATTGGATCGCCCACCTGGCGGGGCGCTTTGGCAGTGCCTCCTCCGGCGGCGTCCGCCTCTACAACCTCGACAATGAGCCGATGCTCTGGAACAGCACCCACCGCGACGTCCACCCGGCCGGGACCAGTTACGACGAGATGCGCGACCGGACCTACGAGTATGCCGCCGCGGTCAAGGCCGCCGACCCCGAAGCCCTGACCCTCGGACCGGTCCTCTGGGGCTGGACGGCCTACTTCTACTCCGCGGCCGACGCCGCCGGCGGCGGAAGCTGGTGGAACATACGGCCCGACCGCAAAGCCCACGGCGACATACCCTTCGTCGAATGGTACCTCCAGCAGATGCAGATCTATGAGCAGACCACCGGCCTGCGGATCCTCGACTACCTCGACTTGCACTACTACCCGCAGTCCGGCGTGGCCCTCTCCGACGCGGGCGATGCCCCCACGCAGGCCAAGCGATTACGATCGACCCGCTCGCTGTGGGATCCGACCTATGTCGACGAGAGCTGGATCGGCGAGGCCGTCCGGCTCGTCCCGCGCATGAAAGCCTGGGTGGCTGCCCATTATCCCGGCACCCGGCTGGCCGTCACCGAGTACAACTTCGGGGCACTCAACCACATCAACGGGGCCCTCGCCCAGGCCGATGTGCTCGGCATCTTCGGCCGCGAGGGTCTGGACCTGGCGACGCTGTGGGATCCGCCCTCGTTCGACGAGCCGGGCGCATTCGCGTTCCGCATCTATCGCAACTATGACGGCGCGGGAAGCGGATTCGGAGAGACCGCCATCTCCGCCGTCAGCAGCAATCAGAGCCTCGTCTCGGTCTACGCCGCCGAGCGCGGCGACGGCGCATTGACCGTCGTCTTCATCAACAAGACGTTGGATGCCCTTGCCGTGACGCCGACGATCCGCAACTTCGCTGCGGGTCCACGCGGTCAGCTCTATCGCTACAGCGCGGTCGATCTCACCCGGATTGTACGTGACGCGGATGTCGCCTTGACCGGCACGATCACGGTTGAGTTGCCGGCCTCGTCGGTTGCCCTGCTTGTCATGCCGAGCGCCTTGTTGCGTGCCGACATTGACCGCGACGGCGACGTGGATATGGACGATTTCGCCCGCCTGCAGAGATGCCTGACCGGCCCAACCACGCCACAAACGGAGGACGCCTGCCAGAGCGCTCGCCTGGATAATGATGCCGACGTCGATGCCCGGGATATCGACGTGCTCCGGGGCTGCATGAGCGGGCCGGGCCTCGCAGCGGCGCCCGACTGCGCGGATTGA
- a CDS encoding isoamylase early set domain-containing protein, which yields MTIKRGKQVTFVYSPRNHCERVEVAGSFNEWRPHEGRMTRQKDGTYRKRLQLAPGEYRYKYLVDGQWELDNEAEGQVPNTFGSLDSLVRID from the coding sequence ATGACCATTAAGAGAGGCAAACAGGTCACGTTCGTATACTCACCGCGGAACCACTGTGAACGCGTCGAAGTTGCCGGGTCGTTCAACGAATGGCGTCCTCACGAGGGCCGGATGACGCGTCAGAAAGACGGTACCTACCGCAAGAGGCTGCAATTGGCCCCCGGCGAGTATCGCTACAAGTACCTCGTCGACGGCCAATGGGAGCTGGACAACGAGGCGGAAGGCCAGGTCCCCAACACCTTCGGATCGTTGGATTCATTGGTCAGAATCGACTGA